A window from Thiosulfatimonas sediminis encodes these proteins:
- a CDS encoding FAD-binding domain-containing protein: MVKIGLHEFAERKHLIQYVHQLSFENEKSESIDGVQIDTPLGGWSVAQSLLAQIDPAQYSQDRNYFDGHVTHLSPYIRHGLLAPRELQERLQRDYAATDSVRLLQQLTWRDYFHRYLEANPQAAWQDVEPYKTGYAASDYLTVLPQDIMTGQTGVRVIDQMIVQLLEQGWLHNHARLYLAAYIVHWRKVSWQAGARWFLQHLLDGDLASNNLSWQWVASTFSAKPYFFNLANLQQFSRGCLEAEDPTNAIFDQSYDELRAFLFPLAAKEIWQ, encoded by the coding sequence TTGGTTAAAATTGGTTTACACGAATTTGCTGAGCGGAAGCATTTAATTCAATATGTGCATCAATTGTCATTTGAGAATGAGAAATCAGAAAGCATTGACGGAGTTCAAATTGACACCCCTTTAGGCGGTTGGAGCGTGGCGCAGTCATTGCTAGCCCAAATAGACCCTGCGCAGTATTCACAGGATCGAAATTATTTCGATGGGCACGTTACTCATTTATCGCCCTATATCCGGCACGGTTTACTTGCTCCGCGCGAATTGCAGGAAAGATTGCAGCGCGATTATGCAGCCACTGACAGCGTACGGCTGCTGCAACAATTGACTTGGCGAGACTATTTTCATCGCTATCTTGAGGCCAATCCGCAAGCGGCATGGCAGGATGTTGAGCCCTATAAAACGGGCTATGCAGCGAGTGATTATTTGACGGTTCTACCGCAGGATATTATGACCGGCCAAACCGGCGTAAGAGTTATTGATCAAATGATTGTACAGTTGCTTGAACAAGGTTGGTTGCACAATCACGCTCGTTTGTATTTAGCCGCTTATATTGTGCACTGGCGTAAAGTGTCTTGGCAGGCTGGTGCGCGTTGGTTTTTGCAGCATCTGCTGGATGGTGACTTGGCCAGTAATAATCTTTCGTGGCAGTGGGTAGCATCCACTTTCAGTGCCAAGCCGTACTTTTTCAACTTAGCGAATTTGCAACAATTTAGCCGCGGCTGTTTAGAGGCTGAAGATCCGACAAATGCTATTTTTGACCAGAGTTATGATGAGTTGAGGGCTTTCTTGTTTCCGCTAGCCGCTAAAGAGATTTGGCAATAA
- a CDS encoding peptide chain release factor 3, with translation MSLLLETTKRRTFAIISHPDAGKTTVTEKLLLYGGAIQMAGAVKSRKTDRGATSDWMKMEQERGISVASSVMQFPYKGAIMNLLDTPGHEDFSEDTYRVLTAVDSALMVIDVAKGVEDRTIKLMEVCRLRTTPILTFINKLDREGKEPIELLDEVEDVLKIACAPMTWPIGMGKRFKGIYHIYNDTVRIFSHADNQKATEGELISGLDNPRLDELLGGQAQELRDEIELVRGASHEFDLELFLAGELTPVFFGSAVNNFGLQELLDGFEKYAPAPKGRETDSRFVEAEEDKVTGFVFKIQANMDPKHRDRVAFMRIVSGKYESGMSLKHVRIGKDVRISKAITFLANKRDHAEEAYPGDIIGLHNHGTIKIGDTFTQGEELKFTGIPNFAPELFRRAQLKDPMKMKALQKGLQQLSEEGATQLFRPVNNNDLILGAVGVLQFEVVAQRLKDEYNVACIFEPVNVTTARWVIGDKAEIEKFSKKVTENVAYDAADQLVYIAPTRVNLSLIQERWPELQFVATREH, from the coding sequence ATGTCGTTACTTCTCGAAACCACCAAACGTCGCACCTTTGCGATTATCTCTCACCCGGATGCCGGTAAAACTACGGTGACCGAAAAGTTGCTGCTTTACGGCGGTGCGATTCAGATGGCGGGCGCGGTTAAAAGCCGTAAAACCGACCGTGGCGCAACCTCTGACTGGATGAAAATGGAGCAAGAGCGTGGCATCTCGGTCGCCTCATCGGTGATGCAGTTCCCTTACAAGGGTGCGATTATGAACTTACTCGACACGCCAGGGCACGAAGACTTTTCGGAAGACACCTATCGTGTTCTGACCGCGGTGGATTCCGCCCTTATGGTCATCGACGTCGCCAAAGGGGTTGAGGACCGCACCATTAAACTAATGGAAGTCTGTCGTCTTCGCACCACACCGATTTTGACCTTTATCAACAAACTTGACCGTGAAGGCAAAGAGCCGATTGAACTGCTAGACGAAGTCGAAGACGTGCTCAAAATTGCTTGTGCGCCAATGACTTGGCCTATCGGTATGGGCAAGCGATTCAAAGGGATTTACCACATCTACAACGACACAGTTCGCATTTTCTCGCACGCAGATAACCAAAAAGCGACTGAAGGGGAATTGATTAGCGGCCTTGACAATCCTCGTCTGGATGAGTTGCTTGGCGGTCAGGCGCAAGAACTCCGCGACGAAATCGAGTTGGTTCGTGGCGCGAGCCACGAGTTTGACCTTGAACTATTCCTTGCCGGTGAACTTACTCCGGTATTCTTTGGTTCGGCAGTTAATAACTTTGGCCTGCAAGAGCTATTAGACGGCTTTGAAAAATACGCCCCAGCCCCAAAAGGACGCGAAACAGACAGTCGCTTTGTCGAAGCGGAAGAAGATAAAGTCACGGGATTCGTGTTTAAAATTCAAGCCAATATGGACCCGAAACACCGTGACCGTGTCGCTTTTATGCGTATTGTCTCTGGTAAGTACGAATCGGGCATGAGCTTAAAGCACGTACGTATCGGCAAAGATGTTCGCATCTCCAAGGCCATCACCTTCCTTGCCAATAAGCGCGACCATGCAGAAGAAGCCTATCCAGGCGACATTATCGGCTTGCACAACCACGGCACGATTAAAATTGGCGACACCTTTACGCAAGGCGAAGAACTCAAGTTCACCGGAATACCTAACTTCGCACCGGAACTTTTCCGCCGCGCGCAGCTAAAAGACCCGATGAAAATGAAAGCACTGCAAAAAGGCTTGCAACAGCTCTCCGAAGAAGGGGCTACTCAGCTTTTCCGTCCAGTAAACAATAATGATTTAATTCTTGGCGCAGTCGGTGTACTGCAGTTTGAAGTGGTCGCACAACGCTTGAAAGACGAATACAACGTCGCTTGTATCTTTGAGCCTGTGAATGTAACCACCGCGCGCTGGGTGATTGGCGACAAAGCGGAAATTGAGAAATTTTCCAAAAAAGTGACCGAAAACGTCGCTTACGATGCCGCCGATCAACTGGTGTATATTGCCCCAACTCGCGTCAATCTCTCGTTAATACAAGAGCGCTGGCCTGAACTGCAATTTGTCGCAACTCGCGAACACTGA